In Kryptolebias marmoratus isolate JLee-2015 linkage group LG4, ASM164957v2, whole genome shotgun sequence, the following proteins share a genomic window:
- the acot8 gene encoding acyl-coenzyme A thioesterase 8 has product MRHSFWALVRFDTNGGSAKQTDMSEARDNNSVTRSPNDSDYFSVAESLKPAENNSSQSSAGQAPQDLRSVLVTSVLNLEKLDHDLYRGTHHWVPRTQRLFGGQIIGQALVAAAKSVCDNLYAHSIHCYFVRAGDPKVPVLYQVDRTRDGRSFTVRSVKAIQHGQPILICQASFQVLQPSPLQHQFPMPVVPQPENLLTIEELIQRYLSKPDLTENAKEGLNKLLANEVPIEIKPVSPAHFHRYAPGEPRRLFWARARGYIGEDNMKLHCCVAAYVSDFALLGTVLLPYSKYKAQFTASLDHAMWFHSTFRSDEWMLYECESPWAGSSRGLAHGRLWRKDGVLAATCSQEGVLRVKPVNGTSKL; this is encoded by the exons ATGCGCCACTCATTTTGGGCATTGGTTCGCTTTGATACAAACGGAGGAAGtgccaaacaaacagacatgtcAGAGGCAAGGGATAACAATAGTGTGACCAGGTCACCTAATGATTCAGATTATTTCTCCGTTGCCGAGTCCCTGAAACCAGCTGAGAACAACAGCTCTCAGAGCTCTGCCGGCCAGGCTCCTCAGGACCTCAGAAGCGTGCTGGTCACCAGCGTTTTAAACCTGGAGAAGCTGGACCATGACCTCTACAG GGGGACTCACCACTGGGTGCCCCGAACTCAGCGTTTGTTTGGGGGTCAGATAATTGGTCAGGCTTTGGTAGCTGCAGCCAAATCTGTCTGCGACAACCTCTATGCCCACTCCATCCACTGTTACTTTGTACGAGCAG GAGACCCTAAGGTTCCAGTGCTGTACCAGGTGGATCGCACACGAGATGGCCGCAGTTTCACAGTTCGCTCTGTAAAAGCAATTCAGCACGGGCAGCCTATACTCATCTGCCAGGCATCCTTCCAGGTGCTGCAGCCGAGCCCTCTGCAGCACCAGTTCCCCATGCCGGTGGTCCCTCAGCCCGAAAACCTGCTTACCATCGAGGAGCTTATCCAGCGTTATCTCAG TAAACCAGACCtgacagaaaatgcaaaagaagGCCTGAACAAATTGCTGGCTAATGAGGTCCCCATTGAGATAAAACCTGTCAGCCCAGCACACTTTCACAGATATGCTCCAGGAGAACCGAGGAGGCTGTTTTGGGCACGAGCCCGAGGATATATTG gtGAAGATAACATGAAGCTACACTGCTGTGTCGCCGCCTATGTCTCAGACTTTGCTTTGCTTGGCACTGTCCTGCTGCCATATTCCAAATACAAGGCCCAGTTCACCGCCTCCCTGGACCACGCCATGTGGTTCCACAGCACTTTCCGTAGCGATGAGTGGATGTTGTACGAGTGTGAAAGCCCATGGGCAG gaagcagcagaggcCTGGCACATGGCCGACTGTGGAGAAAGGATGGGGTCTTGGCCGCCACATGTTCTCAAGAGGGTGTCCTGAGGGTGAAACCGGTCAACGGGACCAGCAAACTATAG
- the mybl2b gene encoding v-myb avian myeloblastosis viral oncogene homolog-like 2b yields MSWWPRGEDGDEAMHQDTDSDVAEPRDGGKVKVKWTQEEDDKLKGLVQKLGSNDWKLIASFIPTHSEQQCQHRWYKVLDPALVKGPWTKEEDEKVIELVNLYGNKQWAMVAKHLKGRLGKQCRERWHNHLNPNVKKSSWTAEEDLIIYKAHCLLGNRWAEIAKLLPGRTDNAVKNHWNSTIKRKLEMGFYAREVFQPNELEELLARINKDVQVDKCPQDGSDKEMEQKPYTTLQELSALSDMSPSEAEQSKDVPSPCDNLSPKIEVDAGEITNTNWVVDSSGFLSPTGPILKEVLEMVDGDLDGWCNLTAFDLPEDTPSPERHQFRLEGSALQELSKGNKGELIPISPGGITPPSILSRRSRRYIALSPEANHSMTPKSTPVKILPFSPSQFLNMWTKQDTHDLENPSLTSTPVCSQKVIVTTPLQRDKTPLTQKEKSAFVTPNHKSELCMTPRTPTPFKNAMEKYGPLQPLPQTPNLEDDINEVILRDAGINLVVVHSTPPEQRRKTMHRHPMKKVRKSLALDVMDCKVMPTSKRKSSKSELKRTIKEEPVTVSLHSSSFSSKRHENILNQGFLSDPSDSAIFPSTLPPVPMSTEWEKVACGQTKDQLIMTEKARRYLRSLKTHAPNRALILS; encoded by the exons ATGTCTTGGTGGCCGCGCGG TGAAGATGGAGATGAAGCCATGCATCAAGATACGGACTCTGATGTGGCCGAGCCAAGGGATGGTGGGAAGGTGAAGGTGAAGTGGACCCAGGAGGAG GACGACAAGCTCAAAGGGCTGGTTCAGAAACTTGGATCGAATGACTGGAAACTCATTGCTAGTTTCATACCA ACTCACTCTGAGCAGCAGTGTCAGCACCGCTGGTATAAGGTCTTAGATCCAGCGCTGGTCAAAGGTccctggaccaaagaggaggaCGAGAAG GTGATCGAGCTTGTGAATCTCTACGGCAACAAACAGTGGGCGATGGTAGCCAAGCATCTCAAGGGCAGGCTGGGGAAGCAGTGTAGAGAGCGCTGGCACAACCACCTCAATCCCAACGTGAAGAAATCGTCGTGGACAGCCGAGGAGGACCTCATCATCTACAAGGCTCACTGTCTGCTCGGGAACCGATGGGCTGAGATCGCAAAGCTGCTCCCCGGAAG GACAGACAACGCTGTGAAGAATCACTGGAATTCAACTATAAAACGCAAGCTAGAGATGGGCTTTTATGCCAGGGAGGTTTTCCAGCCAAATGAGCTTGAAGAGCTGCTGGCACGCATTAATAAAGATGTGCAG GTGGATAAATGCCCTCAAGATGGTTCAGACAAAGAAATGGAGCAGAAACCCTATACCACA TTGCAGGAATTGTCAGCTCTGTCTGACATGTCTCCAAGTGAAGCAGAACAGAGCAAGGATGTCCCCTCACCGTGTGACAATTTAAGTCCCAAGATTGAGGTGGATGCAGGGGAAATAACCAACACCAACTGGGTGGTGGACAGCTCTGGTTTTCTCTCCCCTACAGGCCCCATCCTGAAGGAAGTGCTGGAAATGGTGGATGGG GACTTGGATGGCTGGTGCAACCTGACAGCATTTGACTTGCCCGAGGACACTCCCAGCCCCGAGCGCCATCAGTTTCGTCTGGAAGGCAGCGCCTTGCAGGAGCTGAGCAAGGGCAACAAGGGGGAACTCATCCCTATATCCCCTGGGGGCATCACTCCACCCTCCATACTGTCTCGCCGCAGCCGGAGGTACATCGCCTTGTCACCGGAAGCCAATCACTCTATGACTCCCAAGAGCACCCCTGTCAAAATCCTGCCTTTTTCTCCATCACAA TTCCTGAACATGTGGACCAAGCAGGATACTCACGACCTGGAGAACCCCTCCCTCACATCCACTCCAGTGTGCAGCCAGAAAGTCATCGTTACCACACCACTGCAGCGAGACAAGACCCCGCTCACCCAGAAGGAAAAGTCAGC ATTTGTTACACCTAACCACAAGTCTGAGCTCTGCATGACTCCACGAACTCCAACGCCGTTCAAAAACGCCATGGAGAAGTACGGCCCTCTGCAGCCTCTG CCTCAGACTCCAAACCTGGAAGACGACATAAACGAGGTCATCCTGAGAGACGCGGGAATCAACTTGGTTGTGGTACATTCAACTCCACCTGAGCAAAGGCGCAAAACGATG CACCGCCATCCTATGAAGAAAGTGCGGAAATCATTGGCTCTGGATGTCATGGATTGTAAAGTGATGCCTACATCCAAACGCAAATCCAGCAAGAGTGAGCTCAAACGCACTATAAAG GAAGAACCTGTTACCGTTTCTCTTCACTCCTCGTCATTTTCCAGTAAGAggcatgaaaacattttgaaccaGGGATTCCTGTCGGACCCCAGTGACAGCGCCATATTTCCCAGCACCTTGCCCCCAGTTCCT ATGTCTACAGAATGGGAGAAAGTTGCATGCGGACAAACTAAAGACCAGCTCATAATGACGGAGAAAGCCAGACGCTACCTGCGCTCACTGAAAACCCACGCTCCCAACCGGGCTCTGATTCTGTCCTGA
- the ift52 gene encoding intraflagellar transport protein 52 homolog isoform X2, translating into MLSSSMRRKGSFLAQTMDTSPCRRDSELSGKYRDAVVRNVYYKYFHPKEALVSNGVLNREISRAAGKVVTGVIEDENVGNNAQALTFLYPYGATLSVMKPAVAVLSTGSVCFPLNRPVLSFYQGKESGKLAVLGSCYMFSDQYIDKEENSKIMDVVLQWLMTDNVQLNQIDAEDPDMTDYTMLPDTGRLSGQLRVCLQEGDENPRDFTSLFDRSLFNLSTDTLPQVISAYTQLNVKHEPLQLITPQFETPLPQLQPAVFPPALSDLPPPMLDLFDLDETFSSEKVRLAQLTNKCTDDDLEFYVRKCGEILGVTPKLDKAQRDAKHILEHIFFQVVEFKKLNQEHDMDTEAPATPL; encoded by the exons ATGCTATCATCTTCAATGCGTCGAAAAGGGAGCTTTTTAGCACAAACAATGGATACAAGTCCATGCAGAAGAGACTCAGAGCTCAGTGGAAAATACAGAG ATGCTGTTGTGAGGAACGTGTACTACAAATACTTCCATCCCAAGGAGGCTCTTGTGTCCAATGGCGTGTTGAACAG AGAGATCAGTCGAGCTGCCGGCAAAGTGGTCACAGGAGTAATTGAAGATGAAAACGTTGGAAACAACGCCCA AGCTCTCACATTTTTGTACCCGTACGGAGCCACACTGAGCGTGATGAAGCCTGCTGTGGCTGTTCTCTCAACTGGTTCAGTCTGCTTCCCGCTCAACAGGCCCGTCCTGTCCTTCTATCAGGGAAAG GAGTCTGGCAAACTGGCTGTTTTGGGCTCTTGCTACATGTTCAGTGATCAGTACAtagacaaagaagaaaacagtaaaatcatG GATGTTGTGCTTCAGTGGCTTATGACTGATAATGTTCAGCTGAATCAGATTGATGCAGAAGATCCAGAT ATGACAGATTACACCATGCTGCCAGACACGGGGCGACTGTCAGGACAGCTCCGAGTCTGTTTACAAGAAGGCGATGAGAACCCCCGGGACTTCACGTCTCTCTTCGATAGGTCCTTGTTCAATTTATCAACTGACACTTTACCGCAAGTCATAAG CGCTTATACCCAACTTAATGTCAAACACGAGCCCCTTCAGCTCATCACACCCCAGTTTGAAACCCCTCTGCCTCAGCTTCAACCTGCT GTTTTCCCACCTGCCTTAAGTGATTTGCCTCCTCCGATGCTGGACCTGTTTGATTTAGATGAAACGTTTTCATCTGAGAAAGTACGCCTCGCGCAGCTCACCAACAAAT GCACAGACGACGATCTGGAGTTCTATGTGCGCAAATGTGGCGAAATTCTGGGCGTGACTCCCAAACTGGATAAAGCGCAGAGGGATGCCAAGCACATCCTGGAGCACATTTTCTTCCAGGTGGTCGAGTTTAAGAAACTCAACCAG GAGCACGATATGGACACAGAGGCACCAGCCACTCCGCTGTGA
- the ift52 gene encoding intraflagellar transport protein 52 homolog isoform X1, whose product MMEKEQHNAIIFNASKRELFSTNNGYKSMQKRLRAQWKIQSIKEELSEEKLKGVRLWITAGPREKFTASELEVLKQYLDGGGNMLVMLGEGGEMKYDTNINFLLEEFGVMVNNDAVVRNVYYKYFHPKEALVSNGVLNREISRAAGKVVTGVIEDENVGNNAQALTFLYPYGATLSVMKPAVAVLSTGSVCFPLNRPVLSFYQGKESGKLAVLGSCYMFSDQYIDKEENSKIMDVVLQWLMTDNVQLNQIDAEDPDMTDYTMLPDTGRLSGQLRVCLQEGDENPRDFTSLFDRSLFNLSTDTLPQVISAYTQLNVKHEPLQLITPQFETPLPQLQPAVFPPALSDLPPPMLDLFDLDETFSSEKVRLAQLTNKCTDDDLEFYVRKCGEILGVTPKLDKAQRDAKHILEHIFFQVVEFKKLNQEHDMDTEAPATPL is encoded by the exons ATGATGGAAAAAGAACAGCACAATGCTATCATCTTCAATGCGTCGAAAAGGGAGCTTTTTAGCACAAACAATGGATACAAGTCCATGCAGAAGAGACTCAGAGCTCAGTGGAAAATACAGAG TATCAAGGAAGAGCTGTCAGAGGAGAAGTTGAAAGGGGTCAGGTTATGGATAACTGCAGGCCCAAGAGAGAAGTTCACGGCATCAGAG CTAGAGGTGCTTAAGCAGTACCTGGATGGAGGAGGGAATATGCTGGTGATGCTTGGTGAAGGAGGAGAAATGAAATATGACACAAACATCAACTTTCTCCTGGAGGAGTTTGGAGTAATGGTCAACAATG ATGCTGTTGTGAGGAACGTGTACTACAAATACTTCCATCCCAAGGAGGCTCTTGTGTCCAATGGCGTGTTGAACAG AGAGATCAGTCGAGCTGCCGGCAAAGTGGTCACAGGAGTAATTGAAGATGAAAACGTTGGAAACAACGCCCA AGCTCTCACATTTTTGTACCCGTACGGAGCCACACTGAGCGTGATGAAGCCTGCTGTGGCTGTTCTCTCAACTGGTTCAGTCTGCTTCCCGCTCAACAGGCCCGTCCTGTCCTTCTATCAGGGAAAG GAGTCTGGCAAACTGGCTGTTTTGGGCTCTTGCTACATGTTCAGTGATCAGTACAtagacaaagaagaaaacagtaaaatcatG GATGTTGTGCTTCAGTGGCTTATGACTGATAATGTTCAGCTGAATCAGATTGATGCAGAAGATCCAGAT ATGACAGATTACACCATGCTGCCAGACACGGGGCGACTGTCAGGACAGCTCCGAGTCTGTTTACAAGAAGGCGATGAGAACCCCCGGGACTTCACGTCTCTCTTCGATAGGTCCTTGTTCAATTTATCAACTGACACTTTACCGCAAGTCATAAG CGCTTATACCCAACTTAATGTCAAACACGAGCCCCTTCAGCTCATCACACCCCAGTTTGAAACCCCTCTGCCTCAGCTTCAACCTGCT GTTTTCCCACCTGCCTTAAGTGATTTGCCTCCTCCGATGCTGGACCTGTTTGATTTAGATGAAACGTTTTCATCTGAGAAAGTACGCCTCGCGCAGCTCACCAACAAAT GCACAGACGACGATCTGGAGTTCTATGTGCGCAAATGTGGCGAAATTCTGGGCGTGACTCCCAAACTGGATAAAGCGCAGAGGGATGCCAAGCACATCCTGGAGCACATTTTCTTCCAGGTGGTCGAGTTTAAGAAACTCAACCAG GAGCACGATATGGACACAGAGGCACCAGCCACTCCGCTGTGA
- the si:ch73-303b9.1 gene encoding uncharacterized protein si:ch73-303b9.1, producing the protein MEKAYIFKGLKSFECSSPSELDKKFFGEQSLLSALSLEQLSISKSSNGTVADRSENRVSVLASLCLSADTISPCREFSFHSSNMQETDNCNLTVPSQGKFSTPNLLVQKPKTATSFDRSYGDLTASQISWDVSLIKAENNSPRFFMDSSAQEQMWSPKPQKHSLAEVSP; encoded by the exons ATGGAGAAAGCTTACATCTTTAAAG GGCTGAAAAGCTTTGAGTGCTCCTCTCCATCAGAGTTGGACAAGAAGTTTTTTGGAGAACAGAGCTTGCTGTCGGCTTTGTCTCTGGAACAGCTGTCCATATCAAAGTCATCGAATGGCACAGTAGCTGACCGATCTGAGAACAGGGTCTCTGTCTTGGCTTCCCTCTGCCTGTCAGCAGACACCATCTCTCCATGTCGGGAGTTTTCGTTTCACAGCTCCAACATGCAGGAGACTGACAACTGTAACCTGACCGTGCCTTCGCAGGGGAAGTTCTCCACTCCCAACCTGCTTGTTCAAAAGCCAAAAACCGCTACCTCTTTTGATCGGTCCTACGGCGACCTCACAGCCTCGCAGATTTCATGGGATGTGTCTCTGATTAAAGCCGAGAACAACAGCCCCAGGTTCTTCATGGATTCTAGTGCTCAGGAGCAGATGTGGAGTCCGAAACCACAGAAGCATTCCTTGGCTGAAGTTTCTCCCTGA